A genome region from Carya illinoinensis cultivar Pawnee chromosome 2, C.illinoinensisPawnee_v1, whole genome shotgun sequence includes the following:
- the LOC122301326 gene encoding mitochondrial substrate carrier family protein C-like: MESANDPIESFFNSVQVVKEALLPLELGIRKAAKDLEHCWGGGQVSGGDRNGKVHICGMKKKDGQCVVVDERKKGLSIKVPIKAFLGMFSSNSGNGHRAELPDRGLKVMDMGKEDVGSCMNCLQFAVTWSLLLNSFLQAFPSPFKTGKKRFQKPGDEEKLCTSIKPKVSWEAKQKDSEGPIRTFQNQEKHVSLDCFIGFVLDQLTQNLQKFDQGVQEHGYKSSDTSLPNSLSYSDHLSTLTSILEGRKADVNGLLGNLRFARVGGVPSSVVDVASSVNEDGYDGAAAGNSEETGGTIPQKLAGGILSIPLSNVERLRSTLSTVSLTELIELVPQLGRTSKDYPDKKKLFSVQDFFRYTEAEGRRFFEELDRDGDGQVTLEDLEVAFRKRKLPRRYAQEFMHRTRSHLFSKSIGWKQFLSLMEQKEPTILRAYTSLCLSKSGTLQKSEILASLKNAGLPANEDNAVAMMRFLKADTEGPISYGHFRNFMLLLPSDRLQDDPRSIWFEAATVVAVAPPVEIPAGSVLRSALAGGLSCALSCSLMHPVDTIKTRVQASTLTFPEIISKLPQIGVRGLYRGSIPAILGQFSSHGLRTGIFEASKLVLINVAPALSDIQVQSLSSFCSTFLGTAVRIPCEVLKQRLQAGIFDNVGEAIVGTWQQDGLKGFFRGTGATLCREVPFYVAGMGLYAESKKAVQQLLGRDLEPWETIAVGALSGGLAAVVTTPFDVMKTRMMTAQGRSIPMSMVAISILRREGPLGLFKGAVPRFFWIAPLGAMNFAGYELARKAMDKNKEVAGE, encoded by the exons ATGGAATCTGCCAATGACCCCATCGAATCGTTTTTCAATTCGGTTCAAGTTGTAAAAGAAGCGCTTTTGCCTCTCGAATTGGGCATTCGGAAAGCGGCGAAAGATCTAGAACATTGCTGGGGGGGAGGCCAAGTGAGCGGTGGTGATAGGAATGGCAAGGTTCATATCTGTGGCATGAAGAAGAAGGATGGCCAGTGTGTTGTTGTTGATGAGAGGAAGAAGGGTTTGTCGATTAAGGTTCCGATCAAGGCCTTCCTGGGAATGTTTTCGTCGAATTCGGGAAATGGGCATCGGGCTGAGTTGCCTGACAGGGGTTTGAAAGTGATGGATATGGGTAAGGAGGATGTTGGTTCTTGTATGAATTGCTTGCAGTTTGCAGTCACATGGTCTTTGTTGCTGAACAGTTTCCTTCAGGCGTTTCCCAGCCCGTTCAAAACGGGTAAGAAGCGGTTTCAGAAACCCGGGGATGAGGAGAAATTGTGTACTTCCATAAAACCAAAGGTTTCATGGGAAGCGAAACAAAAGGATTCCGAGGGACCGATTAGAACATTTCAGAATCAAGAAAAACATGTATCGCTCGATTGCTTTATTGGTTTTGTTTTGGATCAGTTAACTCAGAACCTTCAGAAGTTCGATCAGGGTGTGCAAGAACATGGTTATAAGAGTTCTGACACTTCTCTGCCGAACTCTTTATCTTATTCCGATCATTTGAGCACACTCACTAGTATCTTAGAAGGCCGAAAAGCAGATGTAAATGGGCTTTTAGGAAATTTAAGGTTTGCTAGAGTGGGAGGTGTGCCTTCGAGTGTAGTTGACGTGGCTTCTTCGGTTAATGAAGACGGTTATGATGGTGCTGCCGCTGGGAACAGTGAAGAAACCGGAGGCACTATACCGCAGAAGCTGGCCGGTGGTATCCTTAGTATTCCTCTGTCAAATGTGGAGCGCTTGAGATCCACATTGTCCACTGTTTCGTTGACAGAACTAATTGAGCTCGTACCACAGTTGGGGCGTACTTCTAAAGATTATCCTGATAAGAAGAAACTATTCTCTGTCCAGGATTTCTTTAGATACACTGAAGCAGAAG GAAGGAGGTTCTTTGAGGAGTTGGATAGGGATGGTGATGGTCAAGTAACTTTGGAAGATCTTGAAGTTGCATTTCGAAAGAGAAAATTGCCTCGAAGATATGCTCAGGAGTTCATGCACCGCACTAGAAGTCActtgttttcaaaatcaattggtTGGAAACAGTTTTTGTCCCTGATGGAACAGAAGGAACCCACCATTCTTCGTGCTTATACTTCTCTCTGCCTGAGCAAGTCTGGGACACTGCAAAAGAGTGAAATATTGGCATCGCTGAAAAATGCAGGGCTTCCTGCAAATGAAGACAATGCCGTCGCTATGATGCGATTTCTGAAAGCAGACACGGAAGGACCTATTTCTTATGGACATTTCCGAAACTTTATGCTGCTTCTCCCTTCTGATCGGCTTCAAGATGATCCTCG GAGCATCTGGTTTGAAGCAGCAACTGTTGTTGCTGTTGCACCACCTGTGGAAATACCAGCTGGAAGTGTTCTAAGATCTGCATTAGCAGGAGGCCTTTCTTGCGCCCTTTCATGTTCTTTAATGCACCCTGTCGATACAATAAAG ACTCGTGTACAAGCATCAACGCTGACCTTCCCTGAAATCATTTCAAAGCTTCCACAGATTGGAGTTCGGGGGTTGTATAGGGGTTCAATCCCTGCAATTCTTGGACAGTTTTCAag CCATGGTCTGCGAACTGGGATATTTGAAGCAAGTAAACTTGTTTTAATAAATGTTGCTCCAGCACTCTCAGACATCCAG GTCCAATCGCTATCATCATTCTGTAGTACATTTTTGGGGACAGCAGTGCGGATCCCTTGTGAGGTATTAAAACAGCGGTTGCAGGCTGGCATTTTTGACAATGTGGGGGAGGCTATTGTTGGGACTTGGCAACAAGATGGTCTTAAAGGTTTCTTTCGAGGGACTGGTGCCACTCTTTGTCGTGAGGTTCCATTCTATGTTGCTGGCATGGGGCTTTATGCTGAGTCCAAAAAG GCTGTGCAGCAACTTCTGGGACGGGACCTGGAACCCTGGGAAACAATTGCTGTTGGAGCTTTATCTGGTGGGCTGGCTGCTGTTGTCACTACACCCTTTGATGTGATGAAGACTAGAATGATGACTGCACAAGGTCGATCTATACCAATGTCAATGGTAGCCATCTCCATCCTCCGCCGTGAAGGGCCCCTTGGCTTATTTAAAGGTGCAGTACCCAGGTTCTTCTGGATTGCTCCCCTAGGGGCTATGAACTTTGCAGGCTACGAGCTTGCAAGGAAGGCCATGGACAAAAATAAGGAGGTAGCAGGCGAGTAA
- the LOC122301327 gene encoding ATP synthase subunit d, mitochondrial-like, with translation MSGAGKKVADVALKASRTIDWEGMARLLVTDEARKEFATLRRAFDEVNSTLQTKFSQEPEPIDWEYYRKGIGSRLVDMYKEAYDSIQIPKYVDTVTPQYKPKFDALLVELKEAEEKSLKESERLEKEIVEVQEMKKKISTMTANEYFEKHPELKKKFDDEIRNDYWGY, from the exons ATGAGCGGAGCGGGAAAGAAAGTTGCCGATGTGGCACTGAAGGCGTCGAGAACCATAGACTGGGAAGGGATGGCGAGGCTTCTGGTCACCGATGAGGCTCGGAAAGAGTTCGCAACTCTTCGCCGCGCCTTTGATGAGGTCAACTCCACCCTCCAGACCAAGTTCAGCCAG GAACCAGAGCCCATAGATTGGGAATATTACAGAAAAGGAATTGGGTCCCGCTTGGTGGATATGTACAAAGAGGCTTATGACA GCATACAAATCCCCAAGTATGTAGACACAGTCACTCCTCAGTACAAGCCAAAATTCGATGCGCTG TTGGTGGAATTGAAAGAAGCAGAAGAGAAATCCTTAAAGGAGTCTGAGCGTTTGGAAAAGGAAATTGTCGAAGTACAAGAGATGAAG AAAAAGATTAGCACCATGACCGCAAATGAGTACTTTGAGAAGCATCCcgagttgaagaagaagtttGATGATGAAATCCGTAATGATTACTGGGGTTATTGA
- the LOC122295515 gene encoding LOB domain-containing protein 1-like, translated as MESKGKAMTPQPTPITVPPPFSSSPSSSLSPPQSSQSLSPPSKSSPVFPSSSVQYFSSPNTEIPPSPPPVVLSPCAACKILRRRCGEKCVLAPYFPPTHPLKFTIAHRVFGASNIIKFLQEIPESQRADAVSSMVYEANARIRDPVYGCAGAICQLQKQVSELQAQLAKSQAELVNMQYQQANLVALICMEMTKSQEYYNSVNEQLQVIPSVDTGSLLEDNNLALAWEPLWT; from the exons ATGGAATCCAAGGGCAAAGCTATGACACCACAACCAACACCAATAACTGTCCCCCCTCCATTCTCTAGCTCTCCatcttcttctctctcaccTCCCCAATCCTCTCAAAGCTTGTCTCCACCTTCTAAATCTTCTCCGGTTTTTCCATCATCTTCAGTACAGTACTTTTCTTCTCCTAATACTGAAATTCCTCCCTCTCCTCCGCCTGTTGTTCTCAGCCCATGTGCCGCCTGCAAGATCCTTCGCCGCCGCTGTGGGGAGAAATGTGTTTTAGCTCCATACTTTCCTCCAACTCATCCACTTAAGTTCACCATTGCTCACAGGGTCTTTGGAGCGAGCAACATCATCAAGTTTTTGCAG GAAATTCCGGAGTCCCAGAGAGCAGATGCAGTGAGCAGCATGGTTTATGAAGCAAATGCCAGGATTCGAGACCCAGTCTACGGTTGTGCTGGTGCAATTTGTCAACTTCAAAAACAAGTTAGCGAGCTTCAAGCACAATTGGCAAAGTCGCAAGCTGAGCTCGTCAACATGCAATACCAGCAAGCCAATTTGGTTGCTTTGATTTGCATGGAAATGACAAAATCTCAGGAGTACTACAACAGCGTTAATGAGCAATTACAAGTTATACCATCTGTTGATACAGGAAGTCTTTTAGAGGATAACAATTTGGCCTTGGCTTGGGAACCTCTTTGGACATGA
- the LOC122301329 gene encoding 40S ribosomal protein S23, translating to MGKTRGMGAGRKLKSHRRRQRWADKSYKKSHLGNEWKKPFAGSSHAKGIVLEKIGIEAKQPNSAIRKCARVQLIKNGKKIAAFVPNDGCLNYIEENDEVLIAGFGRKGHAVGDIPGVRFKVVKVSGVSLLALFKEKKEKPRS from the exons ATGGG GAAGACTCGTGGAATGGGAGCTGGTCGTAAGCTCAAGTCCCACCGTAGAAGGCAGAGGTGGGCTGACAAGTCATATAAGAAGTCCCACCTGGGAAATGAGTGGAAAAAACCATTTGCTGGATCCTCCCATGCAAAGGGCATTGTTCTAGAAAAGAT TGGCATTGAGGCTAAGCAGCCAAACTCTGCTATTAGAAAATGTGCCCGTGTTCAGCTGATAAAAAATGGGAAGAAGATCGCTGCTTTTGTACCTAATGATGGTTGCTTAAACTATATTGAGGAGAAC GACGAGGTGTTGATTGCAGGATTTGGGCGGAAGGGACATGCTGTGGGTGATATCCCTGGAGTCAGATTCAAGGTTGTGAAGGTATCTGGTGTGTCGCTGCTGGCTCTCTTCaaggagaaaaaggaaaagccaAGGTCTTAG